A stretch of Paenibacillus peoriae DNA encodes these proteins:
- a CDS encoding thiol-disulfide oxidoreductase DCC family protein — protein sequence MNQSDHAHSDHSIVLVDGVCHFCQGAVRFIIKRDPKGTFHFGSLQSEAGQELLRAGGLSADQLDTFVLIEDGTYYTRSTAALRIAKRLRFPYPLAYGFILVPRFVRNAVYNWVARNRYRWFGKDEEDQCLIPPPEIRQRFF from the coding sequence ATGAACCAGTCTGATCATGCTCATTCAGATCACTCCATTGTGTTGGTGGATGGGGTATGCCACTTTTGTCAGGGAGCAGTCCGCTTTATTATCAAGCGTGACCCTAAGGGAACATTTCATTTTGGTTCCCTGCAATCCGAGGCAGGACAAGAACTATTACGTGCAGGAGGACTATCTGCGGATCAGCTGGATACGTTCGTGCTGATTGAAGACGGTACGTATTATACAAGGTCCACCGCGGCTTTGCGAATTGCCAAACGTCTTCGTTTTCCATACCCGCTGGCCTATGGTTTCATCCTGGTACCCCGCTTTGTGCGCAACGCAGTCTATAACTGGGTGGCGCGTAACCGATATCGTTGGTTTGGCAAGGATGAAGAGGATCAATGTCTGATCCCCCCACCAGAAATTAGACAACGATTTTTTTAG
- a CDS encoding metal ABC transporter solute-binding protein, Zn/Mn family has product MNKQFKKALPRWVTTVGVLSLALVLATACTDAKKKEQGSARETGQKVKATATIGMISDIVGKVGGNHVEVTGIMKSGVDPHLYKASQGDMRKLDQADVIFYNGLHLEGKMQDILEKISKQKPVIPVSKNITQDQLRAGSPEMGSEHDPHIWFNVQNWMSAVETVRDELSTLDAVHAEEYKANAEAYLTELRKLDDYTREQIASIPEAQRVLVTAHDAFGYFGDAYHIQVRGLQGMSTESEAGSQDVTKLRDYLVEHKIKAIFVESSVPRKAIDAVIQGAAQQGHTIEVGGELYSDAMGEEGTENGTYIGMVKHNVNTIVKALK; this is encoded by the coding sequence ATGAACAAGCAGTTTAAGAAGGCTTTGCCGCGCTGGGTAACGACAGTTGGAGTATTGTCTCTAGCTCTGGTTCTAGCGACTGCATGTACCGATGCTAAGAAGAAAGAGCAGGGAAGTGCGAGAGAGACGGGACAAAAAGTAAAGGCTACGGCTACCATCGGTATGATCTCTGACATTGTCGGCAAGGTCGGCGGTAATCATGTGGAGGTCACGGGAATTATGAAGTCAGGCGTTGACCCGCATTTGTACAAGGCTTCACAGGGAGATATGCGCAAGCTGGATCAGGCCGATGTTATTTTTTATAACGGGTTGCATCTGGAAGGTAAAATGCAGGACATTCTGGAGAAAATCAGCAAGCAAAAACCCGTCATACCCGTGTCCAAGAACATCACACAGGATCAGTTGCGTGCAGGTAGCCCGGAAATGGGATCTGAGCATGATCCACATATCTGGTTTAACGTACAGAATTGGATGTCTGCGGTAGAAACCGTCAGAGATGAATTGTCGACGCTAGACGCTGTTCATGCGGAGGAATATAAGGCCAACGCAGAAGCCTATCTTACTGAGCTGCGAAAGCTGGATGATTACACGAGAGAGCAGATTGCCAGTATACCGGAAGCCCAGCGCGTGCTTGTCACTGCACATGATGCTTTCGGCTATTTCGGAGATGCCTACCACATTCAAGTGAGAGGACTTCAAGGTATGAGCACAGAATCAGAAGCGGGTTCTCAAGATGTGACCAAGCTGCGAGATTATTTGGTGGAGCATAAAATCAAGGCCATATTCGTAGAATCTAGTGTTCCGAGAAAGGCCATAGATGCGGTTATTCAGGGGGCCGCTCAGCAAGGTCATACAATTGAGGTTGGTGGCGAGCTGTATTCGGATGCCATGGGTGAAGAGGGCACAGAAAATGGAACATATATCGGAATGGTCAAGCATAACGTCAATACGATTGTTAAAGCTCTTAAATAA
- a CDS encoding DUF3153 domain-containing protein, with product MKPIGYSPYRNKRRQVRIRKILLIFMLVCCLLALTSCARGDIHVDVHLDQSVDMDATFSVNNQTLMMLDNPGVLDQLVKRIQSNNVDVQPLAEQGRKGYQIKGHYQGDWSTNKKNPSQGLHLPEGLEIKRAVSQHFFTTNIDLTMKLDLPRMLPEEAQGLSDKFKQMNVFARKLLERQLDLNFSLSLPIQPATHNADRVSEDGKTLYWNIAPLESNELKLSVNVPNVRHIMYVAVTSLILIVIAVILLIRRHRSKKET from the coding sequence ATGAAGCCAATAGGGTACAGCCCATATCGGAACAAACGTCGGCAAGTTCGGATACGAAAAATACTGCTCATTTTTATGCTGGTATGCTGTCTGCTTGCCCTAACTTCCTGTGCTCGAGGTGACATCCATGTAGATGTTCATCTCGATCAAAGTGTAGATATGGATGCGACGTTCAGCGTAAACAACCAGACACTGATGATGTTGGACAATCCCGGGGTGCTAGATCAATTAGTCAAGCGTATTCAAAGCAACAATGTAGATGTACAGCCGCTAGCTGAACAGGGAAGAAAGGGATATCAAATCAAGGGGCATTATCAAGGAGATTGGAGCACAAACAAAAAAAATCCCAGTCAGGGATTACATCTACCTGAGGGATTAGAAATAAAGCGCGCTGTGAGCCAACATTTTTTCACAACGAATATTGATCTTACCATGAAGCTCGATCTACCACGGATGCTTCCTGAAGAAGCTCAAGGACTGAGTGACAAATTTAAGCAAATGAATGTGTTTGCGCGCAAATTACTGGAGCGGCAGCTGGATCTTAACTTCAGCCTATCCTTACCCATCCAACCTGCTACCCATAATGCGGACCGTGTGTCGGAAGACGGAAAAACACTGTACTGGAACATTGCTCCATTGGAATCTAACGAGCTAAAATTGTCTGTTAACGTGCCCAATGTACGACATATCATGTATGTAGCTGTTACGAGCCTGATATTGATCGTGATCGCTGTGATCTTACTAATTCGTAGACATCGCTCCAAAAAAGAAACTTAA
- a CDS encoding metal ABC transporter ATP-binding protein — translation MGHSPLVVRDLSVAYQKKPVLFDVSFEVPEGKLIGIIGPNGAGKSTLIKATLGLIPKLRGEVLVYGKPYKQQLLKVGYVPQRESVDWDFPTNALDVVLMGRYGRLGWFKRPGAADRQAAMESLDKVGMSQYADRQISQLSGGQQQRVFLARALAQDAQLYFMDEPFVGVDAATEKAIISLLNDLKQQGKTVLVVHHDLSTVTDYFDQVMLLNGHLMAFGETTDIFTEENLQRTYGGRLSILKTGPDSGTILGVR, via the coding sequence ATGGGGCATTCACCACTTGTCGTTCGTGATTTATCGGTAGCTTATCAAAAAAAGCCCGTTTTGTTCGATGTTTCCTTTGAGGTGCCGGAAGGCAAGCTGATTGGTATTATCGGCCCGAACGGGGCTGGGAAATCTACACTGATCAAGGCAACGCTTGGATTGATTCCAAAGCTTAGGGGCGAGGTGCTAGTTTACGGCAAGCCCTATAAGCAACAGCTGCTTAAGGTTGGCTATGTACCACAGCGGGAGTCGGTGGATTGGGATTTTCCGACGAACGCATTGGATGTGGTTTTGATGGGACGGTATGGCAGATTGGGCTGGTTTAAGCGTCCGGGAGCAGCAGATCGTCAGGCTGCAATGGAGAGTTTGGACAAAGTTGGAATGAGCCAATATGCAGACAGACAGATTAGTCAATTGTCTGGCGGCCAGCAACAACGTGTTTTTTTAGCCAGAGCACTCGCGCAGGACGCTCAGCTTTATTTTATGGATGAACCGTTCGTCGGTGTGGACGCTGCAACGGAAAAAGCCATTATTTCATTGCTCAACGATCTGAAACAGCAGGGTAAAACCGTGCTTGTCGTTCATCATGATTTATCTACAGTCACGGATTATTTTGATCAGGTTATGCTGTTGAACGGGCATCTTATGGCGTTTGGAGAGACGACAGATATTTTTACCGAGGAAAATCTGCAGCGTACGTATGGCGGGCGTCTGAGTATACTCAAAACAGGCCCGGATTCCGGCACGATACTTGGAGTGAGGTGA